The Candidatus Glassbacteria bacterium region CGTCCTCGCCGTTGGTGGCCGTCTCGACCAGGTAGCCTTTCTGCTGCAGGAAAATGATCTGGCTCTTCAATAACTCGATTTCGTCGTCGACCCACAGTATCTTACGGGATATTTCGTTTGACATGGAATTCTTCCATCGGCTGGATTTTTTAGTGCGGCGCGGGATGTTCCCGGCCACCGCTTTGTTAATGTTTCTCATCTCCCCCTCAGGGGTAAATCTATGTTAGGTACAAAGGCCCGCTAAGTCAATGGAGCAGGACAGAAAAACAGGCTCCGGGGGCTTGCCCGCATCCGGAGTACAAAACCCGCTGGTGCTGGTGGTCCGGTTCAGCTCGATCGGCGATGTGCTGCTGACCACGCCGGTGCTGCGTGCGATCAAGACCCGCTGGCCGGGGGCGCACGTCGCGTTTCTGACCAAGGAACGGTTCGCAGCGATGATCGAGGGCAACCCGCACGTGGACGAGTTAATCCGCGTGTCCGACTCCGCCGATACGGCCGAGATGCGCGCCGTAGCCCGCAGGCTGATCGCGCGGCCGTGGCACCTGGTCGCCGACCTGCACGGCTCGATCCGCAGCCGGCTGGTCTGCCGCTCGGTGGGCGCAGCCCACACTGTGCGCTACTCCAACCACCGGCTCAAACGGAGCCTGCTGATCTACGGCCGGCTCGATCTCTACGGCCCCGAGCCGCCAAGTGTGCCTGAGCGCTACGCCGCCTGCCTCGAGAAATTCGGTGTGGAGCTGGATGACAAACCCTGCGAGCTGCACCTGGGCGATAATGACCGCGCGGAGGCCGCCGGGCTGATCGATCAGAAGTGGGACTCCGGGATGAAATACATCGCGGTGGCCCCCGGCGCGGCCTGGCCGATCAAGCGCTGGCCGGTTGAGCGGTTCGCGGAAGCCGCCCAAAAGATAAGCCGGCAAAAGGAGTGGAAAATCGTGCTCCTCGGCGGGCCGGGGGACAGTGGCACATGTGCCGAAGTAGCGGCAAGGTTGCCTGATCGGCAAAAAATCCTGGACCTGAGCGGGAAACTCTCCCTGCGCGGCGCGGCGGCGGCTGTTGAGCGCGCGGAGTTTTTGCTGACCAACGACACCGGGCTGATGCACGTGGCGACCGCGGTGGGCACGCCGCTGACAGCGGTTTTCGGCCCGACAGTGAAGCAGTTTGGTTATTTCCCCTACCGGCCGGCCAACGCGAAAGTGGTGGAGGCGGAGCTGTGGTGCCGGCCCTGCACGCACAACGGCCGGGCCAAATGCCCGCTGGGGCATTTTAAGTGCATGCGGGAGGTGGGGGTTGAGGGGGGAGTGGAGGGGGTGGTGGGGTGAAATGTAAATGAGGAATTATTTTTTGTCTGAAGCAACTAAAAAGAATGGAACTGTGAAGTCTTCAAATAATC contains the following coding sequences:
- a CDS encoding glycosyltransferase family 9 protein codes for the protein MEQDRKTGSGGLPASGVQNPLVLVVRFSSIGDVLLTTPVLRAIKTRWPGAHVAFLTKERFAAMIEGNPHVDELIRVSDSADTAEMRAVARRLIARPWHLVADLHGSIRSRLVCRSVGAAHTVRYSNHRLKRSLLIYGRLDLYGPEPPSVPERYAACLEKFGVELDDKPCELHLGDNDRAEAAGLIDQKWDSGMKYIAVAPGAAWPIKRWPVERFAEAAQKISRQKEWKIVLLGGPGDSGTCAEVAARLPDRQKILDLSGKLSLRGAAAAVERAEFLLTNDTGLMHVATAVGTPLTAVFGPTVKQFGYFPYRPANAKVVEAELWCRPCTHNGRAKCPLGHFKCMREVGVEGGVEGVVG